The following proteins come from a genomic window of Clupea harengus chromosome 22, Ch_v2.0.2, whole genome shotgun sequence:
- the cxxc4 gene encoding CXXC-type zinc finger protein 4 isoform X1 has protein sequence MSNINNPLCIENGQNADVSLLQKDNLQDGGLSQLLDYNAEMERYRSFANFYKTNGAFPQTAKIARITTPIFPSARIGVSPWNCDNTMLWGRKSAAINPNRTSMHRNDSQRPGKPGVGPETLQMANNNFLSTLSPEHCRPLAGECMNKLKCGAAEAEIMNLQDRVGTFSAIPALGGISLPPGVIVMTALHSPAASAAVTDSAFQIANLADCPQNNSSASSGNPAKKKRKRCGVCAPCRRLINCGVCSSCRNRKTGHQICKFRKCEELKKKPGSSLEEPKRDTHSTWPLVAPCHMALGISRVVFGNSLAEGQISSQRTATRTPVNNGEAFRWFF, from the exons ATGTCTAATATAAACAATCCACTTTGCATTGAGAATGGACAGAATGCTGACGTGTCTCTCCTGCAAAAGGATAATCTTCAGGATGGTGGATTAAGCCAGCTGTTGGATTACAATGCAGAAATGGAAAGGTACAGGTCTTTTGCAAACTTTTACAAAACCAACGGGGCATTTCCACAGACGGCAAAAATCGCCCGCATCACGACGCCAATTTTTCCCAGTGCCAGAATCGGCGTGTCCCCTTGGAACTGTGATAACACCATGCTCTGGGGAAGGAAATCAGCGGCAATAAACCCTAATAGGACCAGCATGCACAGAAATGACTCCCAGAGGCCGGGGAAGCCTGGCGTGGGGCCAGAGACACTGCAAATGGCAAATAATAATTTCCTCTCTACCTTATCCCCCGAACACTGCAGACCTTTAGCAGGAGAATGCATGAACAAGCTGAAATGCGGCGCTGCTGAAGCAGAGATAATGAATCTCCAGGATCGCGTTGGAACTTTTTCCGCTATTCCGGCTTTAGGGGGCATCTCATTACCTCCCGGGGTCATCGTCATGACAGCCCTTCACTCCCCCGCAGCCTCAGCAGCCGTTACAGACAGTGCGTTTCAAATTGCCAATCTGGCAGACTGCCCACAGAATAATTCCTCGGCATCCAGTGGAAACCCAGccaagaagaaaaggaaaaggtgTGGGGTCTGTGCGCCCTGCAGGAGGCTAATCAACTGCGGGGTGTGCAGCAGTTGTCGGAACCGCAAAACGGGCCACCAGATCTGCAAATTTAGGAAATGcgaggagctgaagaagaagCCTGGCTCGTCGCTGGAG GAGCccaagagggacacacacagcacatggccTCTGGTGGCACCATGCCATATGGCGCTCGGGATCTCTAGAGTGGTTTTTGGCAACTCTCTCGCAGAAGGTCAAATATCAAGTCAGAGGACTGCAACG aggACACCAGTCAATAATGGAGAAGCGTTCCGATGGTTCTTTTAG
- the cxxc4 gene encoding CXXC-type zinc finger protein 4 isoform X2: MSNINNPLCIENGQNADVSLLQKDNLQDGGLSQLLDYNAEMERYRSFANFYKTNGAFPQTAKIARITTPIFPSARIGVSPWNCDNTMLWGRKSAAINPNRTSMHRNDSQRPGKPGVGPETLQMANNNFLSTLSPEHCRPLAGECMNKLKCGAAEAEIMNLQDRVGTFSAIPALGGISLPPGVIVMTALHSPAASAAVTDSAFQIANLADCPQNNSSASSGNPAKKKRKRCGVCAPCRRLINCGVCSSCRNRKTGHQICKFRKCEELKKKPGSSLERTPVNNGEAFRWFF; this comes from the exons ATGTCTAATATAAACAATCCACTTTGCATTGAGAATGGACAGAATGCTGACGTGTCTCTCCTGCAAAAGGATAATCTTCAGGATGGTGGATTAAGCCAGCTGTTGGATTACAATGCAGAAATGGAAAGGTACAGGTCTTTTGCAAACTTTTACAAAACCAACGGGGCATTTCCACAGACGGCAAAAATCGCCCGCATCACGACGCCAATTTTTCCCAGTGCCAGAATCGGCGTGTCCCCTTGGAACTGTGATAACACCATGCTCTGGGGAAGGAAATCAGCGGCAATAAACCCTAATAGGACCAGCATGCACAGAAATGACTCCCAGAGGCCGGGGAAGCCTGGCGTGGGGCCAGAGACACTGCAAATGGCAAATAATAATTTCCTCTCTACCTTATCCCCCGAACACTGCAGACCTTTAGCAGGAGAATGCATGAACAAGCTGAAATGCGGCGCTGCTGAAGCAGAGATAATGAATCTCCAGGATCGCGTTGGAACTTTTTCCGCTATTCCGGCTTTAGGGGGCATCTCATTACCTCCCGGGGTCATCGTCATGACAGCCCTTCACTCCCCCGCAGCCTCAGCAGCCGTTACAGACAGTGCGTTTCAAATTGCCAATCTGGCAGACTGCCCACAGAATAATTCCTCGGCATCCAGTGGAAACCCAGccaagaagaaaaggaaaaggtgTGGGGTCTGTGCGCCCTGCAGGAGGCTAATCAACTGCGGGGTGTGCAGCAGTTGTCGGAACCGCAAAACGGGCCACCAGATCTGCAAATTTAGGAAATGcgaggagctgaagaagaagCCTGGCTCGTCGCTGGAG aggACACCAGTCAATAATGGAGAAGCGTTCCGATGGTTCTTTTAG